From a region of the Vallicoccus soli genome:
- a CDS encoding MFS transporter, protein MSPPTAEAAGVAAVQRRTVRVLAASQVLGGVGVASGIAANGLLAEEVSGSAGLSGLATTGTVLGAALAAVPLARLTAASGRRAGLAAGWLVGGAGAVVLLVAAAVDGFALLLLGCVLFGAASAANLQARYAATDLADDRTRGRALGLVVWATTVGAVLGPNLAGPGEAVAGRLGLPGLAGPVVFSVASFAAGAAVVGALLRPDPLVLARRVAGAPAGPGPRPRLGASLAVVRASPAATLALAGVAVAHLVMVAVMAMTPVHMASDGHGASIEVVGLVISGHIAGMYAFSPLVGWLVDRSGAPRVLLLGMLVLLAATAVAAAGSGGGAGRGAHAGAWAPLGLGLLLLGLGWSCALVAGSALLAASVPVPERPGVQGAADLVMNLAGAVGGAGAGALLGLVGYPGLNAVAALAVLPVLALGLTGVSRRRSNTRSG, encoded by the coding sequence GTGTCACCGCCCACGGCTGAGGCCGCCGGCGTCGCGGCCGTCCAGCGCCGGACGGTGCGCGTCCTCGCCGCGTCCCAGGTGCTCGGCGGCGTGGGCGTCGCCAGCGGGATCGCCGCGAACGGCCTGCTGGCCGAGGAGGTGTCCGGCTCCGCGGGGCTGTCGGGCCTGGCGACCACGGGCACCGTGCTGGGCGCCGCCCTGGCCGCGGTGCCGCTGGCCCGCCTGACCGCGGCCTCGGGGCGGCGCGCCGGGCTGGCGGCCGGCTGGCTGGTCGGCGGCGCCGGCGCGGTGGTGCTCCTCGTGGCCGCCGCCGTCGACGGCTTCGCGCTGCTGCTCCTCGGGTGCGTCCTGTTCGGCGCGGCCAGCGCGGCGAACCTGCAGGCGCGGTACGCCGCGACCGACCTCGCCGACGACCGCACCCGCGGGCGGGCGCTCGGCCTCGTCGTGTGGGCCACGACGGTGGGTGCCGTGCTGGGGCCGAACCTCGCCGGGCCGGGGGAGGCGGTCGCCGGGCGGCTGGGCCTGCCCGGGCTCGCCGGTCCCGTCGTGTTCTCCGTCGCCTCGTTCGCCGCCGGCGCGGCCGTGGTGGGGGCGCTGCTGCGGCCCGACCCGCTCGTGCTGGCGCGCCGGGTCGCGGGGGCGCCGGCGGGGCCCGGGCCGCGCCCGCGCCTCGGGGCCTCGCTGGCGGTGGTGCGCGCCTCGCCGGCGGCGACCCTCGCCCTGGCGGGCGTCGCCGTGGCGCACCTCGTCATGGTCGCCGTCATGGCCATGACGCCCGTGCACATGGCCTCCGACGGGCACGGCGCGTCGATCGAGGTGGTGGGCCTGGTCATCAGCGGCCACATCGCCGGCATGTACGCCTTCTCGCCCCTGGTGGGGTGGCTCGTCGACCGCTCGGGGGCGCCGCGGGTGCTGCTGCTCGGCATGCTCGTGCTGCTCGCCGCCACGGCGGTGGCCGCCGCCGGGTCCGGCGGCGGGGCCGGCCGCGGCGCGCACGCCGGTGCGTGGGCGCCGCTGGGGCTCGGGCTCCTGCTGCTCGGCCTGGGCTGGTCGTGCGCGCTCGTGGCGGGCTCGGCGCTGCTGGCGGCCTCGGTGCCGGTGCCCGAGCGCCCGGGGGTGCAGGGCGCCGCGGACCTCGTCATGAACCTGGCGGGGGCGGTGGGCGGGGCGGGGGCCGGGGCGCTGCTGGGGCTCGTCGGCTACCCGGGCCTCAACGCGGTGGCCGCCCTCGCGGTGCTGCCCGTGCTCGCGCTGGGGCTGACCGGCGTGTCGCGGCGGCGGTCGAACACGCGTTCGGGCTAG
- a CDS encoding DUF2252 domain-containing protein — MVEAGRDADERRGRIVEVLTGCFSELMAGSPLAFRTKFRKMAADPFAFYRGSACLFYEDVAGLDDPWLDERTSRVWVQGDLHAENFGTYMDGQGVLIFDVNDFDEAYLGPFTWDLRRLAASLGLLGWSKALPDDVIAELVRTYARAYVDQVRWFVESDRDHEWALRLDTARGPLLDVLQRARLSTRDDLLSRTTYVDGHERRFREGAGVRRLDEDERAEVVAAFEAYVGTVPAQQGGVPASVSFAVKDVVGRSGFGIGSAGLPAYNVLVEGRSQALENDVVLSMKQGATSALSRHVEDERVRGYFRHNGHRTAVSQRALQAHADPWLGWTEVRGTGFVVSELSPYVEDLDWGDLADPEQLLPVVEQLGRATAKVHSVSDEDSDQSLVPFQTEDAIAAAVGDRGEDLAEDLVGFGLDYSRRVRRDHGLFVEAFRNDEIAGVTAHG; from the coding sequence GTGGTCGAGGCGGGACGGGACGCGGACGAGCGCCGGGGGCGCATCGTCGAGGTGCTGACGGGGTGCTTCAGCGAGCTCATGGCGGGCTCGCCGCTGGCCTTCCGCACGAAGTTCCGCAAGATGGCGGCCGACCCCTTCGCCTTCTACCGGGGCAGCGCCTGCCTGTTCTACGAGGACGTGGCCGGGCTCGACGACCCGTGGCTCGACGAGCGCACCTCGCGGGTGTGGGTCCAGGGCGACCTGCACGCGGAGAACTTCGGCACGTACATGGACGGGCAGGGCGTCCTCATCTTCGACGTCAACGACTTCGACGAGGCGTACCTCGGGCCGTTCACCTGGGACCTGCGGCGGCTCGCGGCGAGCCTGGGGCTGCTGGGGTGGTCCAAGGCGCTGCCCGACGACGTCATCGCCGAGCTCGTCCGGACCTACGCGCGGGCGTACGTCGACCAGGTGCGCTGGTTCGTCGAGAGCGACCGCGACCACGAGTGGGCGCTGCGCCTGGACACCGCCCGCGGCCCCCTGCTCGACGTCCTGCAGCGCGCCCGCCTGTCGACCCGCGACGACCTGCTCTCTCGGACCACGTACGTCGACGGGCACGAGCGCCGCTTCCGCGAGGGCGCCGGGGTGCGCCGGCTCGACGAGGACGAGCGCGCCGAGGTGGTGGCCGCCTTCGAGGCGTACGTGGGCACGGTGCCGGCCCAGCAGGGCGGGGTGCCGGCCAGCGTCAGCTTCGCCGTGAAGGACGTGGTGGGGCGCAGCGGCTTCGGCATCGGCAGCGCGGGCCTGCCGGCGTACAACGTGCTCGTGGAGGGCCGCAGCCAGGCCCTGGAGAACGACGTCGTGCTCTCGATGAAGCAGGGGGCCACCTCGGCGCTGTCCCGGCACGTCGAGGACGAGCGGGTCCGCGGCTACTTCCGGCACAACGGGCACCGCACCGCCGTGTCGCAGCGCGCCCTCCAGGCGCACGCCGACCCGTGGCTCGGCTGGACCGAGGTGCGCGGGACGGGCTTCGTGGTGAGCGAGCTGTCGCCGTACGTCGAGGACCTCGACTGGGGCGACCTCGCCGACCCCGAGCAGCTGCTGCCGGTCGTCGAGCAGCTCGGGCGGGCCACGGCGAAGGTCCACAGCGTGTCCGACGAGGACTCCGACCAGTCGCTGGTGCCGTTCCAGACCGAGGACGCCATCGCCGCGGCGGTGGGGGACCGGGGCGAGGACCTCGCGGAGGACCTGGTGGGGTTCGGGCTGGACTACTCGCGGCGCGTGCGGCGCGACCACGGGCTGTTCGTGGAGGCGTTCCGCAACGACGAGATCGCCGGTGTCACCGCCCACGGCTGA
- a CDS encoding DUF3046 domain-containing protein — MRLTVFWERMREHFGPLTDPFARDHVLAALGQRTVEQALADGEPAKDVWRAVCAEMDVPARLR, encoded by the coding sequence GTGCGCCTCACCGTCTTCTGGGAGCGGATGCGCGAGCACTTCGGCCCGCTCACCGACCCCTTCGCCCGCGACCACGTCCTCGCCGCCCTCGGCCAGCGCACCGTCGAGCAGGCCCTCGCCGACGGCGAGCCGGCCAAGGACGTGTGGCGGGCGGTGTGCGCGGAGATGGACGTGCCGGCCCGGCTGCGCTGA
- a CDS encoding ATP-dependent helicase, producing MPGTAVLERFSPATRAWFEGAFAGATAAQLGAWEAVADGDDALVVAPTGSGKTLAAFLWSLDRLASSPLPEDPRRRCRVLYVSPLKALAVDVERNLRAPLVGIRHAAVRLGLPEPEVLVGTRSGDTPADERRRFGTRPPDILITTPESLFLLLTSQARESLRGVETVIVDEVHAVAPTKRGAHLALSLERLDALLERRAQRIGLSATVRPVEEVARFLGGAHDVRVVQPPAQKTVELEVVVPVEDMRELGQPGGEVSGSAAGDEQRQSIWPHVEERIVDLVDAHRSTIVFANSRRLAERLTTRLNEIATERAYGEALPDPGAPAQVMAQAGASRGARDDGGWVEVARAHHGSVSKEQRAQIEDALKGGRLPAVVATSSLELGIDMGAVDLVVQVESPPSVASGLQRVGRAGHQVGAVSRGVMFPKYRGDLVQTAVVAERMRDGRIEAMRYPRNPLDVLAQQVVAMVAMEDWDVEELGALVRRAASFAALPQSALESVLDMLAGRYPSDEFAELRPRLVWDRVTGTLSGRPGAQRLAVTSGGTIPDRGLFGVFLVGERASRVGELDEEMVYESRAGDVFTLGSTSWRIEEITHDRVLVSPAPGQPGKLPFWHGDALGRPLELGRALGGFVRELGRLDHDAALERVRAAGLDAWAADNLVAYLEEQREATGHVPDDRTIVVERFRDELGDWRVAIHSPFGAQVHAPWALAVGARLRERFGMDVQAMHSDDGIVLRLPDTDDEPPGDLAVLGPDDVEAAVTAEVGGSALFASRFRECAARALLLPRRDPTRRTPLWQQRQRSAQLLSVASGYGSFPVVLEAMRECLQDVFDVPGLVELMRDVEARRVRLVEVETPSPSPFARSLLFGYVAAFMYEGDSPLAERRAQALSLDATLLAELLGQAELRELLDADALVRTESELQRLAPDRRARGVEGVADLLRLLGPLTPEEAAQRVDEPASAAGWLEDLERARRAVRVRVAGEERFAAVEDAGRLRDALGSPLPVGVPEVFLEPVRDPLGDLVARYARTHGPFTADDVARRLGLGVAVVQGALTRLAATRRVVEGEFRPLALLEGPDGPGRSGGTGGAGGTEWCDAEVLRMLRRRSLAVLRKEVEPVPPTALARFLPGWQHVGSDLRGADGVLRVVEQLQGAQVPASALERLVLPSRVRGYTPALLDELTASGEVLWAGAGSLPGGDGWVALHLADTAELLLPPLDDEPPDSPLHVAVLDALGGGGAYFFRQLSDAVGSTDDQALVGVLWDLVWSGRVTNDTLAPLRALVGSRPGRSAPRAPRRARPVRPGRAGAGLGRPALPSRTGPPTAAGRWSALPARDPDPTRRAHAQAEVLLERHGIVTRGGVVAERVPGGFAAAYRVLSAFEETGRARRGYFVEGLGAAQFSTAGAVDRVRAAARAAEEARDARSSVADGSDGPAPGALPLAAWADGPLPGGLVRGGGYGGGGHGGGYGGGYGGAGGARRRRGGEEDALPGTHVLAASDPANPYGAALAWPTRGEEAGGHKPGRKAGAVVVLHEGELVLYVERGGRSLLTWSEDQDVLRPAVQALAAAVRDGALGRLTVERADGTGVLDSALGGALEAAGFHATPRGLRLRA from the coding sequence GTGCCCGGTACCGCCGTCCTCGAGCGCTTCTCCCCCGCCACCCGCGCCTGGTTCGAGGGGGCGTTCGCCGGCGCCACGGCGGCCCAGCTCGGGGCGTGGGAGGCGGTCGCCGACGGCGACGACGCGCTCGTCGTGGCGCCCACGGGGTCCGGCAAGACGCTGGCGGCGTTCCTCTGGTCGCTCGACCGGCTCGCCTCCTCGCCGCTGCCGGAGGACCCGCGGCGGCGCTGCCGCGTGCTCTACGTGTCGCCGCTCAAGGCCCTCGCCGTCGACGTGGAGCGGAACCTGCGCGCGCCCCTCGTCGGCATCCGGCACGCGGCGGTGCGCCTCGGCCTGCCCGAGCCGGAGGTGCTCGTGGGCACGCGCTCCGGCGACACCCCGGCCGACGAGCGGCGCCGCTTCGGCACCCGCCCGCCCGACATCCTCATCACCACGCCCGAGTCGCTCTTCCTCCTGCTCACGTCGCAGGCGCGCGAGTCGCTGCGCGGGGTCGAGACCGTCATCGTCGACGAGGTGCACGCGGTGGCCCCCACCAAGCGGGGGGCGCACCTGGCGCTGAGCCTGGAGCGGCTCGACGCGCTGCTCGAGCGGCGCGCCCAGCGCATCGGGCTGTCCGCGACGGTCCGCCCGGTCGAGGAGGTGGCGCGGTTCCTCGGCGGGGCGCACGACGTGCGGGTGGTGCAGCCGCCGGCGCAGAAGACGGTCGAGCTCGAGGTCGTCGTGCCCGTCGAGGACATGCGCGAGCTGGGGCAGCCGGGCGGCGAGGTGAGCGGGTCGGCCGCGGGCGACGAGCAGCGGCAGTCGATCTGGCCGCACGTCGAGGAGCGCATCGTCGACCTCGTCGACGCCCACCGCTCGACGATCGTCTTCGCCAACTCCCGCCGGCTCGCCGAGCGGCTCACCACCCGCCTCAACGAGATCGCGACCGAGCGGGCGTACGGCGAGGCGCTGCCCGACCCGGGGGCGCCGGCGCAGGTCATGGCCCAGGCGGGGGCGAGCCGCGGGGCCCGCGACGACGGCGGCTGGGTCGAGGTCGCGCGGGCCCACCACGGCTCGGTGTCCAAGGAGCAGCGGGCGCAGATCGAGGACGCGCTCAAGGGCGGGCGCCTGCCCGCCGTCGTCGCCACGAGCTCGCTCGAGCTCGGCATCGACATGGGCGCGGTCGACCTCGTGGTGCAGGTGGAGTCGCCGCCGTCGGTGGCGAGCGGGCTCCAGCGGGTGGGCCGGGCCGGGCACCAGGTGGGCGCCGTCTCGCGCGGGGTGATGTTCCCGAAGTACCGCGGCGACCTCGTCCAGACCGCCGTGGTGGCCGAGCGGATGCGCGACGGGCGCATCGAGGCGATGCGCTACCCCCGCAACCCGCTCGACGTGCTCGCGCAGCAGGTCGTCGCCATGGTGGCGATGGAGGACTGGGACGTCGAGGAGCTCGGAGCGCTGGTGCGCCGCGCCGCGAGCTTCGCCGCGCTGCCGCAGTCCGCGCTGGAGAGCGTGCTGGACATGCTCGCGGGCCGCTACCCCTCCGACGAGTTCGCCGAGCTGCGCCCGCGCCTGGTGTGGGACCGCGTCACCGGCACCCTCAGCGGGCGCCCCGGCGCGCAGCGCCTCGCCGTCACCAGCGGCGGCACGATCCCCGACCGCGGGCTCTTCGGCGTGTTCCTCGTGGGCGAGCGGGCCTCGCGGGTCGGCGAGCTCGACGAGGAGATGGTGTACGAGTCCCGCGCCGGCGACGTGTTCACGCTGGGGTCGACGTCGTGGCGGATCGAGGAGATCACGCACGACCGGGTCCTCGTCTCCCCCGCCCCCGGCCAGCCCGGCAAGCTGCCGTTCTGGCACGGCGACGCGCTGGGCCGCCCGCTGGAGCTGGGACGCGCCCTCGGCGGCTTCGTGCGCGAGCTCGGGCGCCTCGACCACGACGCGGCCCTGGAGCGGGTGCGGGCCGCCGGCCTGGACGCCTGGGCGGCGGACAACCTCGTGGCGTACCTCGAGGAGCAGCGCGAGGCGACGGGGCACGTGCCCGACGACCGGACCATCGTCGTCGAGCGGTTCCGCGACGAGCTCGGCGACTGGCGCGTCGCGATCCACTCGCCGTTCGGCGCCCAGGTGCACGCCCCCTGGGCGCTGGCCGTGGGGGCCCGCCTGCGCGAGCGGTTCGGCATGGACGTGCAGGCGATGCACTCCGACGACGGCATCGTGCTGCGCCTGCCCGACACCGACGACGAGCCGCCGGGCGACCTCGCGGTCCTCGGGCCCGACGACGTCGAGGCCGCCGTGACGGCCGAGGTCGGGGGCAGCGCGCTCTTCGCCTCCCGCTTCCGCGAGTGCGCGGCGCGCGCGCTGCTGCTGCCGCGGCGCGACCCGACCCGGCGCACGCCGCTGTGGCAGCAGCGCCAGCGCTCGGCCCAGCTGCTGTCCGTGGCGAGCGGCTACGGCTCGTTCCCGGTGGTGCTCGAGGCGATGCGCGAGTGCCTGCAGGACGTCTTCGACGTGCCGGGCCTCGTCGAGCTCATGCGGGACGTGGAGGCGCGGCGGGTGCGCCTGGTCGAGGTGGAGACGCCGTCGCCGTCACCGTTCGCCCGCTCGCTGCTCTTCGGCTACGTCGCGGCCTTCATGTACGAGGGCGACTCCCCCCTCGCGGAGCGGCGCGCCCAGGCGCTCTCGCTCGACGCCACGCTCCTCGCCGAGCTGCTCGGGCAGGCGGAGCTGCGCGAGCTGCTCGACGCCGACGCGCTCGTGCGCACCGAGTCCGAGCTGCAGCGCCTCGCCCCCGACCGGCGGGCCCGCGGCGTCGAGGGCGTCGCCGACCTCCTGCGCCTGCTCGGGCCGCTGACCCCCGAGGAGGCCGCGCAGCGCGTGGACGAGCCCGCCTCGGCGGCCGGCTGGCTCGAGGACCTCGAGCGGGCCCGCCGGGCGGTGCGGGTGCGCGTCGCCGGCGAGGAGCGGTTCGCGGCCGTCGAGGACGCCGGCCGACTGCGCGACGCGCTGGGCTCGCCCCTGCCGGTCGGGGTGCCCGAGGTGTTCCTCGAGCCCGTGCGCGACCCGCTGGGCGACCTCGTGGCCCGCTACGCGCGCACCCACGGGCCGTTCACCGCGGACGACGTGGCGCGCCGGCTGGGCCTGGGCGTGGCCGTCGTGCAGGGCGCGCTGACGCGCCTCGCCGCGACCCGGCGCGTCGTCGAGGGCGAGTTCCGCCCGCTCGCGCTGCTCGAGGGCCCGGACGGGCCCGGGCGCTCGGGCGGCACGGGGGGTGCGGGGGGCACCGAGTGGTGCGACGCCGAGGTGCTGCGGATGCTGCGCCGCAGGTCCCTCGCGGTGCTGCGCAAGGAGGTCGAGCCGGTCCCGCCGACGGCGCTGGCGCGGTTCCTCCCGGGCTGGCAGCACGTCGGGTCGGACCTGCGCGGCGCCGACGGGGTGCTGCGCGTCGTCGAGCAGCTGCAGGGCGCCCAGGTGCCGGCCTCGGCCCTGGAGCGCCTCGTGCTCCCCTCGCGGGTGCGCGGATACACCCCGGCCCTGCTCGACGAGCTGACGGCGAGCGGCGAGGTGCTGTGGGCCGGCGCCGGGTCCCTGCCCGGCGGCGACGGCTGGGTCGCCCTGCACCTCGCCGACACCGCCGAGCTGCTCCTGCCGCCCCTCGACGACGAGCCGCCGGACAGCCCGCTGCACGTGGCCGTGCTCGACGCGCTGGGCGGCGGCGGGGCGTACTTCTTCCGCCAGCTCTCCGACGCGGTCGGCTCGACCGACGACCAGGCGCTGGTGGGCGTCCTCTGGGACCTCGTGTGGTCCGGGCGGGTCACCAACGACACGCTCGCCCCGCTCCGCGCGCTCGTGGGCTCCCGGCCGGGCCGCTCCGCCCCCCGCGCGCCCCGGCGGGCGCGCCCGGTGCGCCCCGGCCGCGCGGGCGCGGGGCTGGGCCGTCCCGCACTGCCGAGCCGCACCGGCCCGCCCACCGCGGCGGGGCGCTGGTCCGCGCTGCCGGCGCGCGACCCCGACCCGACGCGGCGCGCGCACGCGCAGGCCGAGGTGCTGCTCGAGCGCCACGGGATCGTCACCCGGGGCGGCGTCGTCGCCGAACGGGTCCCGGGCGGCTTCGCCGCCGCGTACCGCGTGCTGTCCGCGTTCGAGGAGACCGGGCGGGCCCGGCGCGGCTACTTCGTCGAGGGCCTGGGCGCCGCGCAGTTCTCCACCGCGGGCGCGGTCGACCGCGTGCGCGCGGCGGCGCGGGCCGCCGAGGAGGCGCGCGACGCCCGCTCCTCGGTGGCCGACGGCTCCGACGGACCCGCTCCCGGCGCCCTGCCCTTGGCCGCCTGGGCGGACGGCCCGCTGCCGGGCGGGCTCGTCCGCGGGGGCGGGTACGGCGGGGGCGGGCACGGCGGCGGGTACGGCGGCGGGTACGGCGGGGCGGGGGGCGCGCGCCGGCGGCGCGGCGGCGAGGAGGACGCGCTGCCCGGCACGCACGTCCTCGCGGCCAGCGACCCGGCGAACCCGTACGGCGCCGCGCTGGCCTGGCCGACCCGCGGCGAGGAGGCCGGCGGGCACAAGCCCGGTCGCAAGGCCGGCGCCGTCGTCGTGCTGCACGAGGGCGAGCTGGTCCTCTACGTCGAGCGGGGCGGGCGCTCGCTGCTCACCTGGAGCGAGGACCAGGACGTGCTGCGGCCCGCCGTGCAGGCGCTGGCGGCCGCGGTCCGCGACGGCGCGCTCGGCCGGCTGACGGTGGAGCGGGCCGACGGGACCGGGGTGCTCGACTCGGCGCTGGGCGGAGCGCTCGAGGCGGCCGGGTTCCACGCCACGCCCCGGGGGCTGCGGCTGCGGGCCTGA
- a CDS encoding DNA-formamidopyrimidine glycosylase family protein, which yields MPEGDTVWLAGRRLHRALAGEVLVRTDFRVPQLAGADLAGRRVLEVVSRGKHLLTRVEGGWTLHTHFRMDGTWHLYRHGERWRGGPQWQVRVLLVTREWQAVGYRLPVVELLPTAQEDRAVGHLGPDLLGSDWDQDEALRRLRADPDREVAQALLDQRNLAGIGNLYKAESLYLAGESPWTPVREVGDLPALVDRAHRLLVVNREHSAQVTTGDKRRGREHWVFGREGQPCRRCGTAVRMAEQGPAPYARVTWWCPVCQPGPAPEPVPPAQRRPPPVGQRTYRP from the coding sequence GTGCCCGAGGGAGACACCGTGTGGCTGGCCGGGCGGCGCCTGCACCGGGCCCTCGCGGGCGAGGTCCTCGTGCGCACGGACTTCCGGGTGCCGCAGCTCGCCGGCGCGGACCTCGCCGGTCGGCGGGTCCTCGAGGTCGTGAGCCGGGGCAAGCACCTGCTCACGCGCGTCGAGGGCGGCTGGACGTTGCACACCCACTTCCGGATGGACGGCACCTGGCACCTCTACCGCCACGGCGAGCGGTGGCGCGGCGGGCCGCAGTGGCAGGTGCGGGTGCTGCTCGTGACCCGGGAGTGGCAGGCGGTCGGCTACCGCCTGCCGGTGGTGGAGCTGCTCCCGACGGCGCAAGAGGACCGTGCGGTGGGCCACCTGGGGCCCGACCTGCTGGGGTCCGACTGGGACCAGGACGAGGCGCTGCGCCGGCTGCGCGCCGACCCCGACCGCGAGGTGGCGCAGGCGCTGCTCGACCAGCGGAACCTCGCCGGCATCGGCAACCTCTACAAGGCGGAGTCCCTCTACCTCGCCGGCGAGAGCCCCTGGACGCCCGTGCGCGAGGTCGGGGACCTACCGGCCCTCGTCGACCGCGCGCACCGGCTGCTCGTGGTCAACCGGGAGCACTCGGCGCAGGTCACGACCGGGGACAAGCGCCGCGGGCGCGAGCACTGGGTGTTCGGGCGCGAGGGGCAGCCCTGCCGGCGGTGCGGCACCGCGGTGCGGATGGCCGAGCAGGGGCCGGCGCCGTACGCGCGCGTCACCTGGTGGTGCCCCGTCTGCCAGCCCGGGCCCGCGCCAGAGCCGGTGCCGCCGGCGCAGCGGCGCCCGCCGCCGGTCGGCCAGCGCACCTACCGACCCTGA
- a CDS encoding CinA family protein codes for MSDRQDGGAPATPQVLAPRLVERLAARGATLAVAESLTGGLLTAAVVAVPGASAVLRGGVTAYATDLKATLLGVDRQRLAATGPVDGEVVRQMARGAAARLDAGHGVATTGVAGPEPQGGRPVGEVWVAATGPQGELVRRLHLPGDRSAVREGAVAAALALLLELLDAPPAGGAEQAG; via the coding sequence GTGAGCGACCGGCAGGACGGCGGCGCTCCCGCGACGCCGCAGGTGCTGGCCCCGCGGCTCGTCGAGCGCCTGGCCGCTCGGGGGGCGACCCTCGCCGTCGCCGAGTCGCTCACCGGGGGGCTGCTCACCGCCGCGGTGGTGGCCGTGCCCGGCGCGTCCGCGGTGCTGCGGGGCGGCGTGACCGCCTACGCGACCGACCTCAAGGCCACCCTGCTCGGCGTGGACCGGCAGCGGCTCGCCGCCACGGGCCCGGTCGACGGCGAGGTCGTGCGGCAGATGGCGCGCGGCGCGGCCGCGCGGCTCGACGCCGGCCACGGCGTCGCGACGACGGGAGTGGCGGGCCCGGAGCCGCAGGGCGGGCGCCCCGTCGGGGAGGTCTGGGTGGCCGCCACGGGCCCGCAGGGCGAGCTCGTCCGGCGCCTGCACCTGCCCGGCGACCGGAGCGCGGTGCGCGAGGGGGCCGTCGCCGCCGCCCTCGCGCTCCTGCTGGAGCTGCTCGACGCCCCGCCGGCCGGCGGCGCGGAACAGGCGGGGTGA
- the pgsA gene encoding CDP-diacylglycerol--glycerol-3-phosphate 3-phosphatidyltransferase: protein MSAARREPLAHRRVSAWNVANYLTVARLVLVPVFVVLLFAGGGDEAGWRVAAWVAFAVAAVTDYVDGELARSRGIVTDLGKLLDPIADKALTGSALVGLSLLGELWWWVTVVVLVRELGVTLLRFWVIRHGVIPASRGGKLKTLLQLVAIGLLVLPLPDPGHLVAAVIMGAAVVVTVVTGVDYVVRALRLRRGVVAGA, encoded by the coding sequence ATGAGCGCTGCGCGGCGCGAGCCGCTGGCGCACCGCCGGGTCAGCGCCTGGAACGTCGCGAACTACCTGACCGTGGCGCGGCTCGTGCTGGTGCCGGTGTTCGTCGTGCTGCTCTTCGCCGGCGGCGGGGACGAGGCCGGCTGGCGGGTCGCGGCGTGGGTCGCCTTCGCGGTGGCCGCGGTCACGGACTACGTCGACGGCGAGCTGGCGCGCTCGCGCGGCATCGTCACCGACCTGGGCAAGCTGCTCGACCCCATCGCCGACAAGGCGCTCACGGGCAGCGCGCTCGTCGGGCTGTCCCTGCTGGGCGAGCTGTGGTGGTGGGTGACCGTCGTCGTCCTCGTCCGCGAGCTCGGCGTGACGCTGCTGCGCTTCTGGGTGATCCGCCACGGGGTCATCCCGGCGAGCCGCGGCGGGAAGCTGAAGACCCTCCTGCAGCTCGTCGCCATCGGCCTGCTCGTGCTGCCGCTGCCCGACCCGGGGCACCTGGTCGCCGCCGTCATCATGGGGGCCGCGGTCGTCGTCACCGTGGTCACGGGCGTCGACTACGTGGTCCGGGCGCTGCGGCTGCGCCGCGGCGTGGTCGCCGGCGCGTGA